A single window of Balaenoptera ricei isolate mBalRic1 chromosome 15, mBalRic1.hap2, whole genome shotgun sequence DNA harbors:
- the LOC132349883 gene encoding LOW QUALITY PROTEIN: acyl-coenzyme A synthetase ACSM5, mitochondrial-like (The sequence of the model RefSeq protein was modified relative to this genomic sequence to represent the inferred CDS: deleted 2 bases in 2 codons; substituted 2 bases at 2 genomic stop codons), translated as MRLWLRGLVLQALRNAWGICASHGQLPPLSVSQKIVATWEVISLGRQPVPEYFNFAHDVLDVWSQLERAGHRPPIPAFWWVNGMGAEVKGSLEELGEQSRKAANVLGGTCGLQPGDRIILVLSQLPEWRLVSVACMQTGAVMIPGISQLTEKDLKFWLQTPRAKSIITSESLAPRVDAISASGPSLQTKLLVSDSSESFNHFEPQFPYLQRVIREASTEHNCARTRSQDPPAVYVISGTTGAPRMVEHGQANYGLSFVASGRYQGTAHLGNSEKTATSERGDFYITGDXAHMDKDGYFWFMGRNNDVINSSSYRIGPVEVGSALAEHPAVLESAVVASSLDPIRGEVVKAFIVLSPAXSSHDPEKLTQELQEHVKRVTALYKYPRKGCRDPGVICLISCALLQGCRSSGTVFSGGSRPRDLQRDLLKRLGRFERALAAETPGALHPMGNSDIQSHCPHSYQATGIAAMGPPGNSCQI; from the exons ATGAGGCTATGGCTAAGAGGACTGGTCCTCCAGGCTCTGAGAAATGCCTGGGGCATCTGTGCGTCTCATGGGCAGCTGCCGCCTCTATCTGTCTCTCAGAAGATTGTGGCCACCTGGGAAGTCATCAGCCTGGGCAGGCAGCCAGTGCCTGAGTACTTCAACTTTGCCCATGACGTGCTGGACGTGTGGAGTCAGCTGGAAAGG GCTGGGCACCGGCCCCCAATCCCTGCCTTCTGGTGGGTCAATGGCATGGGAGCAGAGGTCAAGGGGAGCCTTGAGGAGTTGGGGGAGCAGTCCAGGAAGGCAGCTAACGTGCTG GGGGGCACGTGTGGCCTGCAGCCTGGAGACAGAATAATACTGGTGCTCTCTCAGCTCCCGGAGTGGCGGCTGGTCAGTGTGGCTTGTATGCAGACAG GGGCCGTCATGATTCCCGGCATCTCTCAGCTGACAGAGAAGGACCTCAAATTCTGGCTGCAGACACCCAGGGCTAAGTCCATTATCACCAGTGAATCCCTGGCTCCAAGGGTGGACGCCATTAGCGCCAGTGGCCCCTCCCTCCAAACCAAGCTGCTTGTGTCAGACAGCAGTGAGTCATTTAACCattttgagcctcaatttccttatctgcaaaggGTTATA agagaGGCGTCCACAGAGCACAACTGTGCGAGGACCAGGAGTCAAGACCCACCGGCTGTCTACGTCATAAGCGGCACGACTGGGGCCCCCAGGATGGTTGAGCACGGCCAGGCCAACTATGGACTGAGTTTTGTGGCCAGTGGAAGGTACCAGGGGACAGCTCATCTA GGCAATTCTGAGAAGACAGCAACATCAGAGCGAGGGGACTTCTACATCACAGGGGACTGAGCCCACATGGACAAGGATGGCTACTTTTGGTTCATGGGAAGGAATAATGATGTGATCAATTCCTCAAG ctACCGGATTGGGCCCGTTGAAGTGGGGAGTGCACTTGCTGAGCACCCAGCCGTCCTGGAGTCTGCTGTGGTC GCAAGCAGCCTGGACCCCATCAGAGGGGAG GTGGTAAAGGCATTTATAGTCCTTTCTCCAGCCTAATCCTCACATGATCCAGAGAAACTAACCCAGGAGCTCCAGGAGCACGTGAAAAGGGTGACTGCTCTGTACAAGTACCCCAGGAAAG GTTGCAGGGATCCTGGAGTTATCTGCTTGATTAGCTGTGCCCTCCTCCAAGGCTGCAGGAGTTCTGGCACTGTCTTCTCAGGAGGGAGTAGACCAAGAGATCTCCAGAGAGACCTCCTGAAAAGACTTGGCAG gTTTGAACGTGCATTGGCTGCAGAAACTCCAGGGGCTTTGCATCCTATGGGGAACTCAGATATCCAGTCGCACTGTCCACATTCATACCAGGCAACTGGCATCGCTGCCATGGGGCCACCAGGAAATTCCTGCCAAATTTAA